The segment CTCCACCGGCTCAACCCGGCTCGGCAGCATGAGGCATTCCTTCATCCTTCATCCTTCATCCTTCATCCTTCATCCTTCATCCTTCATCCTTCATCCTTCTCTTCTCGCGTTCGCCACCACTGCCTGTCCCAGCGCCACGCCGCCGTCATTGGGGGGAACCTGCTGGTGTGACAACACCGCAAACCCCTGCTCCGTCAGGGTCCGCTCGAAAGCCGTCAGGAGAAACGCATTCATAAAGCACCCGCCGGAAAGCGCCACCGTGTTCACTGAAGTAGCTTCCCGCACGCGCATGCATAGCCGCGTAAAACCGTCCACAATTCCCTCGTGGAACCGGCGCGACATCACATCGGGTGCAACGCGTGATTCCAAATCCGAAACCATCGCCCGGATCATCGGCACCGGCGACAGCACCCAGCCCTGAGAATTCTCGATGACTTCCAGCGGATACGGCTTCTCTGTGGCCGATGCCATCATCCCTTCCAGCAGCATCGCCGCCTGGCCTTCATACTGCCGCCGCGTGCCGAAGAACATCAGCGCCGCCGCTCCATCAAACAGTCTGCCGAGGCTCGTCGTGCGCGGAAATACATTCGAACGCAGCGAGGAGGACAGCAACATCCGCAGCGATTGCTCGGCAAACTCCGTACGCAAATGCGAGGCAAAGTGCAGCGGCAATTCGCTCCAGCGGTGCCCATAGGCTTCAAACAGCCAGGCCAAGGCCATCCGCCACGGCTCCTTGGCCGCGCGCTCCCCGCCCAGCATCGCCGTCTCCTGCAGATGCCCGATTCTCTCGAAGCCGCACAGATCCCCGACCAGCACCTCTCCACCCCACACCGCGCCGTCCGTCCCGTACCCCGTCCCATCGAGGCATAAGCCAATCGCCCGCTCCGACTTGCCGTTCTCCGCCAGACACGCCGCCAGATGCGCATGATGGTGCTGCACCTTCACCAGCGGAATTCCGCGTTCGCTGCTCCACGCCTCGGCAATTCGCGTCGTCGTGTAGTCGGGATGCAGGTCGCAGGCGGCCAGTTCAATTTTCGCATCATACAGGTGCAGAAAATGCTCCAGCGCCGCACGGGCGGCATCAGCGGAAAGATCGTTTTCCAGATCTCCCAAATGCTGGCTGAGAATTGCAAACTGCTGCTTGCCCAGGCAGAAGGTGTTCTTGAGCTGCGGCCCGAAGGCCAGCGTCGGTGTGTGAAAGGCCTGAGGAACATGCACCGCTTCGGGCACATAGCCACGGGACCGCCGCCACACGCGGGGAGCGCCGCCGATCACCTTCACCACCGAATCATCGGCGAACATCTGAATTTTGCGGTTGTGCACCAGTGCGCCATCCGCAATGCCGCTCATCCGGTCCAGCGCGCGATCCACGTCGTAGGCTATGGGTTCGTCGCTGAGATTGGCGCTGGTCATCACCAGCGGCGTACCGAACTCCTTCAGCAGCACCACATGCAGCGGCGAATACGGCAGCATCGCTCCCAGGCAGGGATTCCCCGGCGCCACCGCCTCAGCAATCACCGAGTCCGGCCGCTTCTTCAAAATCATGATCGGCGCGCGATAGGATCGCAGAAAAGCCAGCTCGATCCCTTCAACCTCGCAGCATTCTTCCAGGCTCTCCTCGGAAGGAAACATCACCGCGAACGGCTTCTCGTCGCGATGCTTGCGCCGCCGCAGCTCATTCACCAACCTTTCGTCCCGCGCATCACACGCCAGATGGAATCCCCCGATCCCCTGCACCAGCACAATCTTCTGCTCCTTGAGCGCCGCCACCGCCCGAGCCAAGGCGTCATCCTTTGTGCCCGTCTCCTGCCAGCCATCCCGGGTCATCTCCAAGTAGCGCAGCCACGGCCCGCAACTTCGGCAGGCCACAGGCTGGGCATGGAAGCGGCGGTCCTCCGGATCCTCATATTCGGCGCGGCACACATCGCAAAGCCGGAATTCGCTCATGGTCGTTTCTGGCCGGTCATACGGCAGGCGCTGGATAATGGTAAATCGCGGCCCGCAGTTGGTGCAGTTGATGAATGGGTAATCTCTCCTCCGTTCTCCTAAGCCCTCCATTTCTCTCCTGCATTCGAAGCAGAGGGCCAGATCCGGAGACACCTGAGTAAAGGTTTCATCAAGGACTTCACTGGGTAGAATTCGAAATTCCGTGTAATCGCCCAGTTCCTGCGGCACAGCATTCAGGCTGTCCACTCTTGCCGCCGGCGGCAAGGCATCGCGCAGGGCATCCAACAGCCCGCTCAGCCCATCCTCCGCCCCTTGGGCATGGATGATCACCCCTTGGCTGTTGTTCTGCACCGTGCCCCGCAGCCCCAACCTGCGCGCCATGTTGTAGACAAAGGGCCGAAAGCCCACTCCTTGCACCGTTCCCGATACATGGATCTCTAAGTGCTGAATTGCCGAAAATAAATAGCTTACCTTCGGCGTTTCCATCTTAGAATCAAATTCGTGTGGCAAGGCAGTAGACATAGAAATCAATCTGTTGTGATCCGAATCCCCAAAATCCTTCTCGCCCATTCCATGATTAGCCAGCACGCTCCCGCGTGGTGCCGAGTCAGGACTGAGGGTCTTCTTTGACTTCTTGGGCTTCTTCCTTCACATTCCCAAAAACAGAATCCCTGCCCCGCACAGCGCAAGGATCGAGCCCGCCATAGCGTGCATGTAGCGGTCCAGATTCCAACGGGGCAACCATTCCAGTCCGCGCAGAGACGCCATCACCAGCACGGTCATGGTGCTGATACACGTCAGCCCGAAGGCAAGTGCCACGCCCGTAATCGCGAAGGCGTTGGCCGTGGTTGTGGCGGCGTACATAATCAGCGGGATCAGCGGTTCGCAGGGGCCAAACACAAAAATCGTAAATAACACCCACGGAGTCAGGTTCACCCGCTCGTGGTGATGTTCCTTCTGTCCGAGGTGCACATGCGTTAATCCGTCATGCGTATGCGTCAGCCGTGACTGCCGGACCGCATGCCGGATTCCCCAAACCGTGTAGGCCAGCCCGAAACCGAACAGCAGCCATCCGGCAATGGCACCCCGTGCCGACTCCAGCGCGGTAAGTTTAAGCACTTCTACGCCGAAAAGCAAGCCCGCCAGTCCAATCAGGACCGAACTGGTCACATGCCCCACACCACTGAGCAGGGTAATCGTCAGGGTCTTGCGGCGGGACCAGTGCCGCGCCTTGGCCATCGCCACAAACGGCACATAGTGGTCCGGGCCTAAGACCGTGTGCACAAAGCCCAGGGCAACCGCCGTGGCCAGCAACGTCAACACATGAGGGGTCACTTGGAGCCCTGACTCTTCTTCAGTTCCCGCGGATTGAAGGCATAGTCGTCAATCGTCATGGAGGGTGGAATGGGCCAGACGCCTGCGCCGCCACATTGCGGACACGGTTTCTTGTCTTCCATCCGCACTTCCATCAATCCCGTGCCTCCGCACCCATAACAGGGACGGCCCAGCACATTGGTGCCGCGCCCGTCGCAATAGGGGCAACGGTGCGCCTGATCCGCCCGCAAACAGCGATTATCCAGCCAGCCACGGCCACCACACTCTTCACATGGCCGCGGCTGGTTGTCCTGGATTTTTATCGTAGGCTTATTGTTTCCCGGCATATTGAACATCCTCGACGGCATTCTCAGCCACCCATGCTCGGATCCGAGCCAGCGCTCCATCCAGTGCGTCTCGCACCGGCTGGGTCAACTCCTCCGACAGGGTTTCCAGATCCTGCGCCTCCACGGCCACCACATCCACCACCTCCGGCATCTTAAGCCCCAGCCGCTTGCCCAGCTCGAGAGCCGTCGGCAGACTGATCTGATGACTGGTCGTCAAATGCTTCGAAGGAGTCAGCACTCCCGCCGGAAAACTGTGCAGTGTTCCGGCCGCCGCGGTGCCCGTGACAATCGTGTCCACAATCAGAATCTTGTCGCGCCCCTGAAACAGGTCCAGCAGATGGAATCCGGCCACAGGAGCAAATAGTATATCCGCGTGACGGTTCAGGTCCGGCTCATCCCGCAGGGCGCGGGAGACCGCCGGTCCAAAGGCGTCATCACTGACAATCTCGTTGCCGAGACAGAGAATTAAGAGCGGCTTGTTCGTAATAGATTACCGTCGGTTACAAACCGTGAAAATTCGTCAGCAGTTGCGGTACGTCGTGTCTACAATCTCGCCCGATTCCGCATCGTGTACCACCACTTCAAGCGGCATCTCGCCCGGCAAAGAGTGTGTGGCGCAACCGAAACACGGATCGTAGGCGCGGAACGCCATCTCAATGCGGTTCAGGGTGCCGTTGGTAATCGGCGTTCCCTTCTTAATCAGACCTTCCGCCGCGCGCTTGATCGACATCGTGATCGGCGCGTTATTGTTGGTCGTGCCCACAATCAGATTGGCTTCCGTCACCATACCGTTTTGATCGGTCTTGTAATGATGCGTCAGTGTACCGCGAGGTGCTTCGACAATGCCCACGCCTTCGCCAACGAAGTTTTCCTTCTTCGGCGGAACGTGGATCGTGTCTGACGTGATTTCGTCGTCCTTGGCCATCATCAGCGTCGCCTCGCAGGCGTACACCAGTTCGACGACGCGCGCCCAGTGAGTGGCCAGCGTGGCA is part of the bacterium genome and harbors:
- the hypF gene encoding carbamoyltransferase HypF is translated as METPKVSYLFSAIQHLEIHVSGTVQGVGFRPFVYNMARRLGLRGTVQNNSQGVIIHAQGAEDGLSGLLDALRDALPPAARVDSLNAVPQELGDYTEFRILPSEVLDETFTQVSPDLALCFECRREMEGLGERRRDYPFINCTNCGPRFTIIQRLPYDRPETTMSEFRLCDVCRAEYEDPEDRRFHAQPVACRSCGPWLRYLEMTRDGWQETGTKDDALARAVAALKEQKIVLVQGIGGFHLACDARDERLVNELRRRKHRDEKPFAVMFPSEESLEECCEVEGIELAFLRSYRAPIMILKKRPDSVIAEAVAPGNPCLGAMLPYSPLHVVLLKEFGTPLVMTSANLSDEPIAYDVDRALDRMSGIADGALVHNRKIQMFADDSVVKVIGGAPRVWRRSRGYVPEAVHVPQAFHTPTLAFGPQLKNTFCLGKQQFAILSQHLGDLENDLSADAARAALEHFLHLYDAKIELAACDLHPDYTTTRIAEAWSSERGIPLVKVQHHHAHLAACLAENGKSERAIGLCLDGTGYGTDGAVWGGEVLVGDLCGFERIGHLQETAMLGGERAAKEPWRMALAWLFEAYGHRWSELPLHFASHLRTEFAEQSLRMLLSSSLRSNVFPRTTSLGRLFDGAAALMFFGTRRQYEGQAAMLLEGMMASATEKPYPLEVIENSQGWVLSPVPMIRAMVSDLESRVAPDVMSRRFHEGIVDGFTRLCMRVREATSVNTVALSGGCFMNAFLLTAFERTLTEQGFAVLSHQQVPPNDGGVALGQAVVANARREG
- a CDS encoding hydrogenase maturation protease, which translates into the protein MTNKPLLILCLGNEIVSDDAFGPAVSRALRDEPDLNRHADILFAPVAGFHLLDLFQGRDKILIVDTIVTGTAAAGTLHSFPAGVLTPSKHLTTSHQISLPTALELGKRLGLKMPEVVDVVAVEAQDLETLSEELTQPVRDALDGALARIRAWVAENAVEDVQYAGKQ